A stretch of Nilaparvata lugens isolate BPH chromosome 12, ASM1435652v1, whole genome shotgun sequence DNA encodes these proteins:
- the LOC120353767 gene encoding uncharacterized protein LOC120353767 codes for MALSEKVMFAMLEKIKNEINDNTLTTIKQVISELNISSLLGEQNKRIEKLTEENDRLKLEVSRQRAVIDSMSREKNLIFYGMEEKEGESREQIMEKILDLSNSVMEVELKETDIDFVKRLGTAGPGTKRPIMLSLVSNMKRQSILNNGIRLKTRKLSVYPDCDKETREKKKKLYSTQKQLRDAGYDVKIKGIGLLINGNYATWNDLTEDALNKYLEEASLSAFSASHKSKRIAHQEQSPARSAATTGGNITQFLRPQRSKSKWKKPSERQ; via the coding sequence ATGGCATTAAGCGAGAAAGTTATGTTTGCAATGctggagaaaataaaaaatgagatcaaTGATAATACGCTCACAACTATCAAACAAGTgattagtgaattgaatatttcatcGTTGCTTGGAGAGCAAAATAAAAGAATTGAGAAACTGACTGAGGAGAATGATAGGTTGAAACTCGAGGTATCGCGGCAACGGGCAGTAATTGATTCCATGAGCAGAGAGAAAAATCTTATATTTTACGGTATGGAGGAGAAAGAGGGTGAGAGTCGTGAGCAGATCATGGAGAAAATACTGGATTTGAGTAATAGTGTGATGGAAGTTGAACTGAAAGAGACAGATATTGATTTTGTCAAACGATTAGGAACTGCTGGTCCCGGTACCAAACGCCCAATAATGTTGTCATTGGTATCAAACATGAAGAGACAAAGTATTCTAAATAATGGGATAAGATTAAAGACTCGTAAGCTATCTGTCTATCCAGATTGTGACAAGGAAacgagagaaaagaagaagaagttataTTCAACTCAAAAGCAACTGCGGGATGCTGGCTATGACGTTAAAATCAAGGGAATCGGACTTCTAATCAATGGAAATTATGCTACTTGGAATGATTTAACAGAAGACGCGTTGAACAAGTACTTGGAAGAGGCCTCGTTATCAGCGTTCTCGGCGTCGCATAAAAGTAAGAGAATCGCCCATCAGGAACAGAGTCCAGCAAGAAGTGCAGCTACAACTGGAGGCAACATAACACAATTTCTCCGTCCACAACGCAGCAAGTCAAAGTGGAAAAAACCTTCGGAACGTCAATAA